One genomic window of Quercus lobata isolate SW786 chromosome 9, ValleyOak3.0 Primary Assembly, whole genome shotgun sequence includes the following:
- the LOC115961901 gene encoding uncharacterized protein LOC115961901 produces MAQLQRMNARLDTLTNELCQVNTRVSRIARWFTMPEIDIIIYYGGPLKNANANKGLPFEGPGIKTYYTQIDRRLKTLDKLKMMVMEELCENPAMHNIHITYRMPNEILKHRINYKYMAIEADKHVKIMFDKLERIPEVINIELYIQLEPRAGVGIEEIQQTQTSLQVTVPDAQYEDEIEDRIEQGDFRDFERDIDDDETLDGSKPDAYNVLSVQNITNTIPMYSPPALSFSKNTWENMVDPSHIETPFVSSWREGMNLCKGLTFANKMEVQRVLTKCALKENKYFMISRSTTTKLCAKCVDESCTWYVCVVMKPKFHNLWMVTVYKGPHTCIRTRVRNDSRMMSCKFIADDILKKLYKDHTTPIKHLRSMIESKYEGKKPSYYKIWDAKQKAIGKMFGNWEESYQRLQKLLMAYIDQDPTTQVFYRTTSTGEDDTVFLNYVFWSFGPSIDGFKYCKPVISIDGTHLYGKYQGKLLVAMATDANNKIFPLAFAIVDSESGSSWRWFLQCLRDAIGRVIPNEGICIISDRHLSIKNTIANYPRRDDGRPLVFHRYCLRHVASNFNTHFQNSTLKSAALKAGYASQAVKFYTIMETIKQAEIEAIRNKKKLTGKDCKEKN; encoded by the exons GGGATTGCCATTTGAAGGGCCGGGTATAAAGACCTATTATACCCAAATTGATCGTAGGTTGAAGACCCTTGACAAATTGAAGATGATGGTTATGGAAGAGTTGTGTGAGAACCCTGCTATGCACAACATACACATTACTTATCGCATGCCAAATGAAATCCTGAAGCACCGGATTAATTACAAGTATATGGCGATAGAAGCAGACAAACATGTGAAGATCATGTTTGATAAGTTAGAGAGAATACCTGAAGTAATTAACATTGAGTTGTACATACAGTTGGAGCCACGTGCAGGAGTTGGTATTGAGGAAAtccaacaaacacaaacaagttTACAAGTTACAGTTCCAGATGCTCAATATGA AGATGAGATTGAAGACAGGATTGAACAAGGGGACTTTAGGGACTTTGAGAGGGACATTGATGACGATGAGACATTGGATGGTAGTAAACCTGATGCATACAATGTTCTTAGTGTCCAAAACATTACAAACACAATCCCTATGTACTCACCACCTGCCttgtcattttcaaaaaatacttgggaaaatatggttgatccttcacATATTGAGACACCATTTGTGTCTAGTTGGAGAGAGGGGATGAATTTGTGCAAAGGCTTGACTTTTGCCAATAAAATGGAGGTGCAACGCGTATTAACAAAGTGTGCcctcaaggaaaacaaatattttatgatcAGTAGGTCAACCACGACAAAACTTTGTGCGAAATGCGTGGATGAGTCATGCACGTGGTATGTCTGCGTAGTCATGAAGCCCAAGTTCCACAATCTATGGATGGTCACCGTGTACAAGGGTCCTCACACGTGTATACGGACTAGGGTGCGAAATGATAGTAGAATGATGAGTTGTAAATTTATTGCAGATGACATCCTTAAGAAGTTATATAAGGATCACACTACCCCAATTAAGCATCTCAGATCTATGATAGAGTCGAAATATGAGGGAAAAAAGCCTTCTTACTACAAGATATGGGATGCGAAACAAAAGGCCATTGGGAAGATGTTTGGGAATTGGGAagagtcttaccaaaggttgcAAAAGTTGCTAATGGCATATATTGATCAAGATCCGACTACCCAGGTGTTCTATCGTACCACATCCACCGGTGAAGATGACACagtatttttgaattatgtgtTTTGGTCTTTCGGTCCAAGCATTGATGGATTCAAATATTGCAAGCCGGTTATCAGCATTGATGGGACCCATCTGTATGGTAAATATCAGGGAAAGTTGTTGGTTGCAATGGCAACCGACGCTAACAACAAGATATTCCCTCTTGCCTTTGCTATTGTGGATTCTGAGTCAGGGTCTAGTTGGAGGTGGTTTTTACAATGCCTCAGAGATGCGATTGGCCGCGTGATACCTAACGAAGGCATTTGCATAATTTCTGACCGACATCTCAGTATCAAAAACACCATTGCAAACTATCCTAGAAGGGATGATGGAAGACCACTGGTATTTCATAGATACtgccttcgacatgttgctagcaactttAACACACATTTTCAGAACTCGACTCTAAAGTCAGCGGCGTTAAAAGCCGGATATGCTAGTCAGGCAGTGAAATTTTATACCATAATGGAGACCATTAAGCAGGCGGAAATTGAGGCCATTAGAAATAAGAAGAAGTTGACGGGGAAGGATTGCAAGGAAAAGAATTAA